In one window of Vibrio sp. DW001 DNA:
- a CDS encoding type II secretion system F family protein, whose amino-acid sequence MPNYRYQGRSSDGKQVVGDVEAPTEELAADTLMNRGVIPTSITIGSASGGGIANFDLVKLFTPSIPLEVLVIFCRQMYSLTKAGVPLLRSINGLASNTDNKQLKKALEEVVSELTNGRNLSASMGMHSNVFSSLFVSMISVGENTGRLDEVLLQLSNYYEQELETRKRIKSAMRYPTFVIVFVTLALGILNYFVIPQFASMFSRFGVDLPLPTRILIGTSNFVVSYWGAIIAGIFGALFAFKTWTSNPSGREKWDGFRLKMPIVGSIVTRAQMARFSRTFALMLKSGVPLNQSIALSAEAMGNRFLELRLLAMKSSIEAGGTVSNTAIKSGIFTPLVIQMISVGEETGRIDELLLEVADFYDREVDYDLKTLTARIEPILLVFVAGIVLILALGIFLPMWGMLDAIQGKG is encoded by the coding sequence ATGCCAAATTATCGATATCAGGGACGAAGCTCAGATGGCAAACAAGTGGTAGGAGATGTAGAAGCTCCCACTGAAGAGCTGGCTGCAGACACCTTGATGAATCGAGGGGTTATTCCTACCTCTATTACTATTGGTAGTGCGTCTGGCGGCGGAATAGCCAATTTTGATCTTGTTAAACTGTTTACGCCATCGATTCCGTTAGAAGTGCTGGTTATATTTTGTCGTCAGATGTATAGCCTGACTAAAGCTGGCGTTCCATTGCTACGATCTATCAATGGATTGGCCTCTAATACAGATAATAAACAACTTAAAAAAGCGTTAGAAGAGGTGGTGTCCGAACTGACTAACGGGCGAAATCTCTCGGCGTCAATGGGAATGCATAGCAACGTATTTAGCTCTCTGTTTGTTTCTATGATTAGCGTGGGCGAAAATACGGGGCGGTTGGATGAGGTATTGCTTCAGCTAAGTAATTACTATGAACAAGAGTTGGAGACGAGAAAGCGAATAAAAAGCGCAATGCGATATCCTACTTTCGTCATCGTCTTTGTTACGCTTGCACTCGGTATCTTGAACTACTTCGTCATCCCTCAGTTTGCCAGTATGTTTAGTCGATTTGGTGTTGACCTACCATTACCTACACGAATATTGATTGGCACGTCCAATTTTGTTGTCTCATATTGGGGGGCAATTATTGCTGGAATATTTGGTGCCTTATTTGCGTTTAAAACATGGACATCAAACCCTAGTGGCAGAGAGAAGTGGGATGGTTTTAGACTAAAAATGCCCATAGTAGGTAGCATTGTCACCCGGGCTCAAATGGCGAGATTTTCACGAACGTTTGCTCTCATGCTGAAATCAGGCGTGCCACTGAACCAATCCATTGCGCTATCAGCAGAAGCGATGGGAAATCGATTCCTTGAATTGCGACTATTGGCAATGAAAAGTTCAATAGAAGCGGGGGGTACGGTTTCAAATACCGCCATCAAAAGTGGTATTTTTACCCCATTAGTTATTCAAATGATCTCCGTAGGTGAAGAGACGGGTCGTATTGATGAGCTATTATTAGAAGTGGCCGATTTTTATGATCGAGAAGTTGACTATGATCTTAAAACATTAACCGCGAGAATTGAACCTATATTGTTGGTGTTTGTAGCCGGTATTGTATTGATCTTAGCGTTGGGGATATTTCTACCAATGTGGGGGATGCTGGACGCGATACAGGGAAAAGGATAG
- a CDS encoding type II/IV secretion system protein — protein MQIKLRKRLGDLLVEEGIITEQAVEQALLAQKKTGRKLGDTLIQLGFLTETQMLEFLSQQLLLPVIDLSRADIDIDAVQLLPEVHARRLRALVIGKNGDTLRVAMSDPADLPAQESLLTRLSQYTLEFVISLEHQLVDGFDRYYRRTKEIASFAEQLQAEHQTTDSFDFGLTEGADSDEVTVVKLINSLFEDAVQVGASDIHIEPDSNVLRLRQRIDGILHETLLNEVNIASALVLRLKLMANLDISEKRLPQDGRFNIRSKGHSIDIRMSTMPVQHGESVVMRLLDQTTGVRKLEESGLPKDLLERFRHQLKRPHGMILVTGPTGSGKTTTLYGALSELNDASKKIITAEDPVEYRLPRVNQVQVNPKINLDFSTVLRTFLRQDPDIILVGEMRDQETVEIGLRAALTGHLVLSTLHTNDAVDSALRMIDMGAPGYLVASSVRAVLAQRLIRKICPDCSTKAELDTAQKIWIESRFPNQLDASFSKGRGCQNCNLTGYKGRIGVFELLEFEEDMMDALRADDTVGFAKKARKASGYKPLLTSAMELALQGVVSVDEVLGLGEGDASGTKEPIYL, from the coding sequence GTGCAAATTAAACTAAGAAAAAGACTCGGTGATTTGTTGGTAGAAGAGGGCATTATCACAGAGCAGGCTGTTGAACAGGCTCTACTTGCTCAAAAAAAGACCGGTAGAAAACTTGGCGATACGCTTATTCAGTTGGGTTTCTTAACTGAAACACAGATGCTGGAATTTCTTTCTCAGCAGTTGTTGTTACCCGTTATAGATCTCAGTCGTGCTGATATCGATATAGATGCGGTTCAATTACTACCAGAGGTACATGCTCGTCGACTTCGTGCTCTCGTTATTGGTAAAAATGGAGATACATTGCGAGTTGCAATGAGTGATCCCGCTGATTTGCCTGCGCAAGAGTCACTCTTAACAAGGCTTTCTCAATATACGTTAGAGTTTGTTATTTCATTGGAACATCAACTCGTTGATGGCTTTGACCGCTATTATCGCCGAACCAAAGAGATCGCTTCATTTGCAGAGCAGCTACAGGCAGAGCATCAAACGACGGATTCGTTTGATTTTGGTCTGACGGAAGGTGCCGATAGTGATGAGGTAACCGTTGTTAAGCTGATCAACTCTTTGTTTGAAGACGCCGTACAAGTAGGTGCCTCTGATATCCATATCGAACCGGATTCGAATGTGTTGCGTTTAAGGCAGCGAATCGACGGTATCTTGCATGAAACGTTATTGAATGAAGTTAATATCGCCTCAGCATTGGTCCTTCGATTAAAACTGATGGCAAATTTAGACATATCGGAAAAAAGGCTGCCTCAAGATGGTCGATTTAATATTCGGTCTAAAGGCCATTCCATTGATATACGTATGTCTACTATGCCCGTTCAACATGGTGAGTCGGTTGTCATGCGTCTTTTGGATCAAACAACAGGGGTTCGGAAGTTAGAAGAATCAGGACTACCAAAAGACCTTCTCGAAAGGTTTAGGCATCAGCTCAAGCGTCCACACGGCATGATATTGGTCACTGGCCCGACAGGGTCCGGGAAAACAACGACACTGTATGGTGCACTGTCAGAATTAAACGACGCGTCTAAAAAGATAATCACGGCAGAAGATCCCGTTGAATATCGATTGCCAAGGGTTAATCAGGTTCAAGTTAACCCAAAAATCAATCTAGATTTCTCAACCGTTCTGCGGACGTTTTTACGCCAAGATCCAGATATTATCCTTGTGGGTGAGATGCGAGATCAAGAGACCGTTGAAATTGGGTTACGTGCCGCATTAACTGGTCACTTAGTTTTGAGTACTTTGCATACGAATGATGCTGTGGATAGTGCTCTTAGGATGATCGATATGGGGGCGCCAGGTTATCTTGTCGCAAGTTCCGTAAGAGCGGTGCTCGCTCAACGATTAATTAGGAAGATCTGCCCAGATTGTAGTACGAAGGCAGAACTAGATACCGCACAGAAAATCTGGATAGAGAGCCGATTTCCTAATCAGCTCGATGCTTCCTTCTCGAAAGGACGTGGATGTCAAAACTGTAACCTGACGGGCTACAAAGGTCGTATTGGTGTATTTGAACTGTTAGAGTTTGAAGAAGATATGATGGACGCCCTTCGTGCTGATGACACCGTTGGATTTGCAAAAAAAGCGAGAAAAGCGTCCGGGTATAAACCTTTGCTTACTTCTGCAATGGAGTTGGCTCTACAAGGTGTAGTGAGTGTGGATGAAGTATTAGGCCTTGGTGAAGGTGACGCTTCAGGCACTAAAGAACCTATCTATTTATAA
- a CDS encoding MSHA biogenesis protein MshN: MSVINNALADIANKDVDKVSKIVRAEITAVKGASNLAWAVGGFTLSLCIGGWAVSQQMTTISTPIAEPLSIPTQDAQLIQPTIVTSVNSSPTSKVIENANISVYAESTATEATNIAVPVLVAQVSTPAKQKDTPIKPSMTIVEKESSIGAGTMAVEQVELSPLQLANYAIERGKKELDSNNLDGAITEFETALRYQSSDEETRKRLAALYYGKKNLRKSAELLQHGIRLNEDSQVLRIALSKILVKENQPEAALSPLIYLPQNVDTDYLAMRAALAQQIKNSAVAFETYQMLVEKEPDNARWWLGLAIQQERKMMYPEAKKSYLEATERVGVSKQTQSFIRDRLNILNSLEDASGAN; this comes from the coding sequence ATGAGTGTGATTAATAACGCCCTAGCCGACATCGCGAATAAAGATGTAGACAAAGTATCAAAGATAGTGAGAGCAGAAATTACGGCAGTGAAAGGTGCGAGTAATTTGGCTTGGGCGGTCGGTGGGTTTACTTTAAGCCTATGTATTGGTGGTTGGGCCGTTTCGCAACAGATGACAACAATTAGCACACCAATAGCAGAGCCATTATCTATACCGACACAAGATGCTCAATTAATCCAGCCAACGATAGTGACCTCGGTGAACTCTTCGCCAACGTCAAAGGTAATCGAGAATGCAAACATCAGTGTCTATGCCGAATCAACAGCGACAGAAGCCACCAATATCGCTGTACCAGTCTTAGTCGCGCAGGTATCGACGCCAGCAAAGCAAAAAGATACCCCAATTAAGCCATCCATGACGATCGTTGAAAAAGAGAGCTCTATAGGCGCAGGTACCATGGCGGTGGAACAAGTAGAACTGAGCCCTCTGCAGTTGGCTAATTATGCGATTGAAAGAGGAAAAAAAGAGCTTGATAGTAATAATTTAGATGGCGCTATTACCGAATTTGAAACCGCACTGAGGTACCAATCATCGGATGAAGAAACACGTAAGCGGCTGGCTGCACTCTATTATGGCAAAAAAAATCTACGCAAGTCGGCCGAGTTATTACAACATGGAATTAGACTAAATGAAGACAGCCAGGTACTTCGCATTGCTCTATCTAAAATCTTAGTAAAGGAAAATCAACCTGAAGCTGCGTTGAGTCCATTAATCTATTTACCGCAGAATGTGGATACTGATTATCTTGCGATGCGTGCAGCGCTTGCTCAGCAAATTAAGAATTCAGCTGTCGCATTTGAAACCTATCAAATGTTAGTAGAAAAAGAGCCAGATAATGCACGGTGGTGGTTAGGGTTAGCCATTCAGCAAGAAAGGAAAATGATGTACCCAGAAGCGAAAAAATCGTATCTAGAAGCAACGGAAAGAGTGGGTGTCTCAAAACAGACTCAATCATTTATACGAGATCGCCTGAACATTCTCAATAGTCTAGAGGACGCGTCTGGTGCAAATTAA
- a CDS encoding AAA family ATPase, whose product MYQTFFGFEKTPFGLTPMTELFQGLAPHYEALQTVMSAVKMGEGVIKVTGEVGTGKTMVCRMLINQLPNNVGLVYLPNPVLSGEGLRSAIAKELGIGHVEPGQMVDAIQDKLLELSLHGKQVITLIDEAQALSDEALETLRLFGNLETEDKKLLQIVLFGQPELDERLEANHMRQFRQRITFSAKLRPLTISEACAYIQYRIEMSGGDKLLFSLNQKKAIWKASKGIPRLINQICHKSLILAFGNQEKIIKNQFIYDAIQDTYDALKPKYKTPILWGWRQT is encoded by the coding sequence ATGTACCAAACCTTTTTTGGCTTTGAAAAAACGCCATTTGGATTGACTCCAATGACCGAGCTATTTCAAGGACTAGCGCCACACTATGAAGCACTCCAGACGGTCATGTCTGCGGTGAAGATGGGTGAAGGTGTGATAAAGGTTACAGGCGAGGTAGGGACTGGAAAAACCATGGTTTGCCGTATGTTAATAAATCAGCTGCCGAATAATGTTGGGCTGGTTTATCTACCCAACCCCGTTCTTTCAGGTGAGGGTCTACGTTCTGCGATTGCGAAAGAGTTAGGTATTGGGCATGTCGAACCGGGTCAGATGGTTGATGCGATTCAAGATAAGTTGTTGGAACTCTCTTTACATGGAAAGCAGGTAATCACTTTGATCGATGAAGCTCAGGCATTGAGTGATGAAGCTTTAGAGACGCTGCGTTTGTTCGGTAACTTGGAAACGGAAGACAAAAAGCTCTTACAGATCGTTCTGTTTGGTCAGCCAGAATTGGATGAGCGTTTGGAAGCGAATCATATGCGACAGTTCAGACAACGAATTACTTTTAGCGCCAAGTTACGTCCACTGACCATTTCTGAGGCATGCGCCTACATACAATATCGTATAGAGATGAGTGGTGGAGACAAATTACTCTTCTCTTTAAATCAGAAAAAAGCGATATGGAAAGCAAGCAAAGGTATACCTAGACTGATCAATCAGATTTGCCATAAAAGTCTGATTCTAGCGTTTGGAAATCAAGAAAAAATAATAAAAAACCAATTTATATACGACGCAATTCAAGATACCTATGATGCGCTCAAACCAAAATACAAAACGCCGATATTATGGGGTTGGAGACAGACATGA
- the mshL gene encoding pilus (MSHA type) biogenesis protein MshL, protein MRKVVVGIIIVSLMGCSMGHRDPVEIKQELNEAANNANNRSLDELPASVQADLMPELDNNTGIAFTSLKRFRVQADGVEAKTFFASIINDTEYSAVIHPNVSGRMTVNLSDVTLDEVLNVARDMYGYDIIKTGKIIQVYPAGMRTETLPVDYLQLKRNGRSLTSITTSTVSTEDDDDNSDSDSNSNSSNSNRSSNSNSSSSSNTGGTTIETTSESDFWSQLQSTVESLIGSEDGRSVTVNPQAGVLTVRAQPSEIRDIKQFLSISHERLQRQVILEAKILEVTLSDGYQQGINWSNIGASIGSGSVDIARTAVSTILPGQDTIGELLGGQTNVTISDGNFEAVLSFMSTQGDLNVLSSPRVTAANNQKAVIKVGVDEYFVTGVTIDYIEVGDTSTPTTEYELTPFFSGISLDVTPQIDGKGNVMLHVHPAVIDVEEKTYEFLNDAPMARSSIRESDSIIRARDGDVVVIGGLMKSNTFDRVSKVPLLGDIPGLGHLFRNTSEYTEKTELVILLKPTVVGVHTWQQEVERSRDLLQEWFPDSE, encoded by the coding sequence ATGCGTAAAGTTGTCGTTGGAATTATAATTGTGTCATTGATGGGGTGCTCAATGGGGCACCGAGATCCTGTTGAGATAAAGCAAGAACTTAATGAAGCTGCGAATAATGCCAATAATCGAAGTCTTGATGAGTTGCCAGCTTCGGTTCAAGCAGATTTGATGCCAGAACTAGATAACAATACAGGTATCGCTTTCACCTCTTTAAAACGATTCAGAGTTCAGGCTGATGGCGTTGAAGCCAAAACATTTTTTGCCAGCATCATTAATGATACGGAATATAGCGCCGTAATTCATCCTAATGTTTCTGGTCGAATGACGGTTAATTTATCGGATGTAACCTTGGATGAGGTACTTAATGTTGCAAGAGATATGTACGGTTATGACATTATTAAAACAGGAAAAATCATACAGGTTTACCCTGCAGGGATGCGTACAGAAACCTTACCTGTTGATTATCTGCAACTAAAAAGGAATGGTCGCTCATTAACCAGTATTACGACCAGTACCGTCTCTACAGAAGATGATGACGATAATAGCGATAGTGATTCTAATTCGAACTCGTCAAATTCGAACCGTTCATCGAATTCCAATTCTAGCTCAAGCAGCAATACCGGCGGAACAACCATTGAAACCACAAGTGAAAGTGATTTTTGGTCTCAGCTTCAAAGCACAGTAGAGAGTCTAATTGGCTCTGAAGACGGAAGAAGCGTGACCGTAAATCCGCAAGCCGGTGTCTTAACGGTTAGAGCGCAACCTAGTGAAATTCGGGATATTAAGCAGTTTTTGAGTATCTCTCACGAGAGATTGCAACGACAAGTGATTTTGGAAGCCAAGATATTAGAAGTGACACTCAGCGATGGTTACCAACAAGGTATCAACTGGTCAAATATCGGTGCGTCTATAGGCAGCGGTTCAGTTGATATTGCCAGAACGGCTGTGTCCACAATATTACCAGGGCAAGATACGATAGGCGAACTTCTAGGTGGTCAAACCAATGTCACCATCTCCGATGGCAATTTTGAGGCCGTGTTGAGTTTCATGTCAACGCAGGGCGATCTTAACGTGCTTTCGAGCCCGCGCGTAACAGCAGCTAACAACCAGAAGGCCGTAATCAAAGTTGGAGTAGATGAGTACTTTGTAACTGGAGTCACAATAGATTATATCGAAGTCGGAGATACAAGTACTCCAACAACGGAGTATGAGTTAACGCCATTTTTCTCAGGTATATCTCTAGATGTGACTCCTCAGATAGACGGAAAAGGAAACGTCATGTTGCACGTTCATCCTGCCGTCATTGATGTAGAAGAGAAAACCTATGAATTTCTTAACGATGCCCCGATGGCTCGCTCATCGATTCGGGAGTCCGATTCAATCATCAGGGCGCGAGACGGTGATGTTGTCGTGATAGGTGGTTTGATGAAATCGAATACCTTCGACAGGGTATCAAAAGTGCCGTTGTTAGGTGATATTCCTGGGCTAGGTCACTTGTTTAGAAACACATCTGAATATACCGAAAAAACAGAGCTAGTTATTTTACTTAAACCAACGGTTGTTGGTGTACATACATGGCAGCAGGAAGTAGAACGTTCTCGTGATCTTTTGCAGGAGTGGTTCCCCGACTCGGAGTAA
- a CDS encoding MSHA biogenesis protein MshK, with product MAAQDPTAPLNWVAPKTAVSKKTKKTYPVPILQSIVCREESNCYAVLDDKLANVNDLINGYKVKKITQKEVTIVRGNVVHHLALFKLDIKN from the coding sequence GTGGCAGCTCAAGACCCAACAGCCCCTTTAAATTGGGTAGCACCTAAGACGGCTGTTAGCAAAAAAACAAAAAAAACATATCCGGTGCCTATTCTGCAAAGTATTGTGTGCAGAGAGGAATCTAATTGTTATGCGGTGCTGGATGATAAGTTGGCCAATGTGAACGATCTCATTAATGGTTACAAAGTAAAAAAGATCACACAGAAAGAAGTAACAATAGTGCGAGGAAATGTTGTGCATCATTTGGCTCTGTTTAAATTAGATATAAAGAATTAG
- a CDS encoding MSHA biogenesis protein MshJ, with protein sequence MQSWNQLSEKFALLSQREKWLISGGGLVALFFILLTLLIDPIQNLSTAKKKQNKAESILITKFETEIAALKEQLLSDPNVELDIQLERLSDESQDLSFELAEFVGGLLSPSDMAEVLETVLDNSVTLKLISLQSLPAEAILSDANEHAGYFIHPVRLELTGKYFDIKAYLAALESMKVRYFWRSFEYEVDAYPKAKLVLVVYTLGTRQEFIGG encoded by the coding sequence ATGCAGAGCTGGAACCAGCTGTCAGAAAAATTCGCATTGTTATCTCAGCGAGAAAAATGGTTAATTTCAGGTGGCGGTTTAGTCGCGCTATTTTTTATCCTACTCACTCTATTAATTGACCCTATTCAAAATCTAAGTACAGCAAAGAAGAAGCAGAACAAGGCTGAATCAATACTGATTACCAAATTCGAAACAGAAATAGCGGCGCTTAAAGAGCAATTACTCTCTGACCCTAATGTCGAATTGGATATACAATTAGAACGGTTATCTGATGAAAGTCAGGATCTTTCATTTGAGTTGGCTGAATTTGTAGGTGGGTTGCTCTCGCCGTCTGATATGGCTGAAGTACTTGAAACGGTTCTAGATAATAGCGTGACGCTTAAACTTATCTCGCTTCAGTCTCTTCCCGCAGAGGCAATCTTATCGGACGCCAACGAACATGCGGGCTATTTTATACATCCTGTTAGGTTAGAACTGACTGGAAAATATTTTGATATTAAGGCTTATCTTGCAGCATTAGAGTCGATGAAGGTGAGATATTTTTGGCGCAGTTTTGAGTATGAAGTTGACGCATACCCTAAAGCGAAATTAGTGCTGGTGGTATATACCTTAGGAACAAGACAGGAGTTCATTGGTGGTTAA
- a CDS encoding MSHA biogenesis protein MshI: MNVRSLFSKLTSSSNNKDRLRIVIQVDAIYIRSSDKANEETLLFPIESSWDAALKVALSSFTSNKYSATVVFSSNYYQIYQIDKPELPKDEWSVALPFLLKDLVNERVTDIVADASLLPDGRRAQAYVLSKKYLTPLIGILDNANIALSRIVPEDEVWGYVQSDVDNFMLLYRGMKDSYKISAFVETKNRFQRVIRGVVPPLTGVASSELQLDSIALELQRSIDYLSSQLRDAALNHLLVLCDEDNTEELVSALSERLSAQVSALNMADQLSCGQVLCNTLPLIPDDGINLYPAHLKPKKERFTLKAVFSSWLLLSLVMGGYYGYMNYELAEIDQALTVKTRNKERLADEFETLSYQVANHKPNPAKLKAIDRLTVDIDAKKATLKAINQFDDSLKEGYSGVMASLSELGRDDISISHIELNEKILNLKGLARTPSSVPKWVKQFKTELNLIGRTFESLNIGRNEEDIVTFELVTQVESKNALSVGEE; this comes from the coding sequence ATGAATGTTCGTTCACTATTTAGTAAATTAACTTCTTCATCTAATAATAAAGATCGACTTAGAATCGTCATTCAAGTTGATGCTATTTATATCAGGTCTTCTGATAAGGCCAATGAAGAGACGTTACTGTTTCCAATTGAGTCTAGTTGGGATGCGGCACTGAAAGTTGCGCTTAGTTCTTTTACCAGTAATAAGTATTCGGCAACGGTTGTTTTTAGCTCTAACTATTATCAAATTTATCAAATAGATAAGCCAGAACTTCCTAAAGACGAATGGTCGGTTGCGTTGCCGTTTCTATTGAAAGATCTGGTAAATGAAAGAGTGACGGATATAGTAGCTGATGCTTCTTTGTTGCCGGATGGTCGACGGGCACAGGCTTATGTTCTGAGTAAAAAATACCTAACTCCGCTTATTGGTATATTGGATAATGCGAATATTGCTTTGTCTCGAATTGTTCCAGAAGATGAAGTTTGGGGGTATGTACAGAGTGATGTAGATAATTTCATGCTGCTTTATCGCGGAATGAAAGACAGCTATAAAATAAGTGCTTTTGTAGAGACGAAAAATAGATTTCAAAGAGTCATTCGAGGTGTTGTACCGCCATTGACTGGAGTGGCTTCAAGTGAATTACAGCTCGATAGTATTGCTCTTGAATTGCAAAGATCAATCGATTACTTGTCATCTCAGTTGCGTGATGCGGCTCTCAATCATCTACTAGTACTTTGTGATGAGGACAATACGGAAGAGTTAGTTAGTGCTTTATCTGAGCGTTTGAGTGCTCAAGTTTCTGCGTTGAATATGGCTGACCAACTGTCATGTGGTCAGGTACTATGCAATACGCTTCCACTGATTCCTGATGACGGTATAAATCTATATCCTGCCCACCTTAAGCCTAAAAAAGAACGGTTCACTTTAAAAGCGGTTTTTTCGTCATGGCTTCTTCTTTCGTTAGTTATGGGGGGATATTACGGCTATATGAACTACGAATTAGCTGAGATAGATCAGGCGTTGACGGTAAAGACAAGGAACAAAGAACGATTAGCGGATGAATTTGAAACGCTTAGCTATCAAGTTGCGAATCATAAACCTAATCCAGCGAAGCTCAAAGCGATTGACAGGTTAACTGTTGACATTGATGCGAAAAAAGCGACGCTTAAGGCGATTAATCAATTTGATGATTCTTTGAAAGAAGGGTATTCCGGCGTCATGGCATCACTGTCTGAATTGGGCAGAGATGATATCTCGATATCTCATATAGAACTGAATGAGAAAATACTTAATCTCAAAGGGTTAGCAAGGACACCAAGTAGTGTTCCTAAATGGGTCAAGCAATTTAAAACGGAACTTAACCTGATAGGAAGAACTTTTGAAAGTTTGAATATTGGCCGAAACGAAGAGGACATCGTTACGTTTGAACTGGTGACTCAAGTTGAATCAAAAAATGCTCTTTCTGTAGGAGAAGAATAA